A window of the Mauremys reevesii isolate NIE-2019 linkage group 26, ASM1616193v1, whole genome shotgun sequence genome harbors these coding sequences:
- the CCDC194 gene encoding coiled-coil domain-containing protein 194, with product MDPSVTKATLKVLGLCVVLIFLVAAVTISVAVMMWHSEAVRMLQGCREQAANETSALGGRVAELERDVAELTGRLQEDAQKEKQLQRQLGQAKDEGRKLKATLLSCRERESTLSANVTALRNALAAIQLEGTEMDTRNIALQAELTQWQGKATEQELRLEEALQQHQASEAQRGQCEARQSELQRSMRDYRAEIESLQRRLSSRATRRRCPPFWYFVWVLASTSCFIFSLEGLKSYI from the exons ATGGACCCCTCAGTGACCAAAGCCACCCTgaaggtgctggggctgtgcGTGGTCCTGATCTTCCTGGTCGCCGCCGTGACGATCTCCGTGGCGGTGATGATGTGGCACTCGGAGGCAGTGCGGATGCTGCAGGGATGCCGGGAGCAGGCAGCCAATGAGACCTCAGCCCTGGGGGGCCGCGTGGCCGAGCTGGAGCGGGACGTGGCCGAGCTCACCGGGCGGCTGCAGGAGGACGCCCAGAAGGAGAAGCAGCTTCAGAGGCAGCTGGGCCAGGCCAAGGATGAGGGCAGGAAGCTCAAAGCCACCTTGCTGTCCTGCCGGGAGCGTGAG AGCACGCTCTCCGCCAACGTGACAGCCCTGCGGAACGCGCTCGCGGCCATTCAGCTGGAGGGCACCGAGATGGACACTAGAAACATCGCCTTGCAag CGgagctgacccagtggcaggggAAAGCCACAGAGCAGGAGCTGCGGCTGGAGGAggccctgcagcagcaccaggcGTCGGAGGCGCAGAGGGGGCAGTGCGAGGCCCGGCAGAGCGAGCTCCAGCGCAGCAT GCGGGACTACAGGGCCGAAATCGAGTCCCTCCAGCGGCGGCTGAGCTCCCGAGCCACCAGGCGCAGGTGCCCCCCATTCTGGTATTTTGTGTGGGTGCTGGCAAGCACTTCTTGCTTTATTTTCTCGCTC GAAGGGTTGAAATCTTACATCTGA